In one Leishmania panamensis strain MHOM/PA/94/PSC-1 chromosome 14 sequence genomic region, the following are encoded:
- a CDS encoding inositol-3-phosphate synthase, putative (TriTrypDB/GeneDB-style sysID: LpmP.14.1350), with translation MPEVRVRSDKVRYTPDAIETQYDYTTTRVSCDAKGVVEVVPVIHRLMFRTERKVPRVGVMLVGWCGNNGTTVTAGILANKMGLSWRTRRGMQSSNYFGSITQSSTINLGMTRDMHETFVPLKDLVPMVSPNDFVIGGWDCNSMNLGDAMRRAGVLEVQLQDALYEHMKKLRPLPAIFDIEFVAANQKERANNVLAVRDRWAAVEHVRNDIRQFKAANHLDKVLVLWTANTERFSEYRDGIHDTADNLLAAVKCNETEVAPSALYAIAAILEKCSFINGAPQNTLCPGVVEMARTANVFVGGDDFKSGQTKMKSALIEFFVGAGIKPECIASYNHLGNNDGYNLSSPKQFSSKEITKSNVVDDMIRSNSILFPKGTPKPDHCIVIKYLPYVGDSKRAMDEYTFSIFMGGQQTVVLHNTCEDSLLAAPLIIDLLVLTELMERVTISASDGLQSPPPASFEHMETVLSILSYLLKAPAVPDGTPVVNALNRQKAAIESVLRAMIGLPAESNMLLECRVPFIREEHVNGE, from the coding sequence ATGCCAGAGGTCCGCGTTAGGAGCGACAAGGTGCGGTACACGCCCGACGCGATCGAGACCCAGTATGACTACACGACGACGCGCGTGAGCTGCGACGCGAAGGGCGTAGTGGAGGTGGTGCCAGTGATACACCGACTGATGTTTCGCACAGAGCGCAAGGTGCCGCGCGTGGGTGTGATGCTGGTTGGCTGGTGCGGCAACAACGGCACAACGGTGACGGCCGGCATACTGGCCAACAAGATGGGCCTGTCGTGGCGCACGCGGCGCGGTATGCAGTCGTCCAACTACTTTGGCTCCATCACGCAGTCCAGCACCATCAACCTTGGCATGACGCGTGACATGCACGAGACCTTTGTGCCCCTCAAGGACTTGGTGCCGATGGTGTCGCCCAACGATTTCGTGATCGGCGGGTGGGACTGCAACAGCATGAACCTCGGCGACGCGATGCGGCGCGCCGGCGTGCTGGAGGTGCAGTTACAGGACGCGCTGTACGAGCACATGAAGAAGCTGCGCCCGCTGCCGGCCATCTTTGATATTGAATTCGTCGCGGCGAACCAGAAGGAGCGAGCGAACAACGTCCTGGCCGTGCGGGATCGCTGGGCCGCAGTGGAGCATGTGCGCAACGATATCCGTCAGTTCAAGGCAGCGAACCATCTGGACaaggtgctggtgctgtggaCTGCCAATACGGAGCGCTTCAGCGAGTACCGAGACGGCATCCACGACACCGCTGACAAcctgctggcggcggtgaagtGTAATGAGACGGAGGTGGCGCCGTCCGCACTGTACGCAATTGCGGCAATTCTGGAGAAGTGCAGCTTCATCAACGGCGCGCCGCAGAACACGCTGTGCCCTGGGGTGGTGGAGATGGCGCGCACGGCGAATGTCTTCGTTGGCGGTGACGACTTCAAGAGTGGGCAGACGAAGATGAAGAGCGCGCTGATCGAGTTTTTTGTCGGCGCCGGCATCAAGCCTGAGTGCATCGCCAGCTACAACCACCTCGGCAACAACGACGGCTACAACCTGTCCAGTCCCAAGCAGTTTTCCTCGAAAGAGATTACCAAGAGCAACGTAGTGGACGACATGATCAGGTCCAACTCGATCCTCTTTCCCAAGGGCACGCCGAAGCCGGACCACTGCATCGTCATCAAGTACCTACCCTACGTTGGAGACAGCAAGCGGGCCATGGACGAGTACACTTTCTCCATCTTCATGGGTGGCCAGCAGACAGTTGTGCTGCACAACACCTGCGAGGACTCGCTgctcgcagcgccgctcatCATTGACCTTCTCGTGCTCACCGAGCTCATGGAGCGCGTCACGATCAGCGCCAGCGACGGGCTgcagtcgccgccgccggcgtccTTCGAGCACATGGAAACGGTGCTGTCTATCCTTTCTTACCTACTCAAGGCGCCCGCCGTGCCCGATGGCACGCCGGTCGTCAACGCCCTTAATCGTCAGAAGGCGGCCATCGAGAGCGTACTCCGCGCCATGATCGGACTACCCGCGGAGAGCAACATGCTACTCGAGTGTCGCGTTCCATTCATACGCGAGGAGCACGTCAACGGCGAGTGA
- the TYRS gene encoding tyrosyl-tRNA synthetase, putative (TriTrypDB/GeneDB-style sysID: LpmP.14.1370): MNADERYELLRSVGEECIQDAELRSLIERKPAIRCYDGFEPSGRMHIAQGIFKAVNVNKCTTAGCEFVFWVADWFALMNDKVGGELEKIRIVGRYLIEVWKAAGMDMDKVVFLWSSEEITNHAGTYWRTVLDVGRQNTIARIKKCCTIMGKTEGTLTAAQVLYPLMQCTDIFFLKADICQLGLDQRKVNMLAREYCDFIGRKLKPVILSHHMLAGLKQGQAKMSKSDPDSAIFMEDTEEDVTRKIRQAYCPRVKQSANVITDDGAPVATDDRNPVLDYFQCVVYARPGAVATIDGATYATYEDLEQAFVSDKVSEVALKSCLIDEVNALLAPVRQHFASNPEAHELLETVKSYRKDGAVLPLAEAALPAAPEKPHACMWMPALVKVPLDVAEGMIQAAKDFIAAHSEGTVTLVLPDWSAVASDEITGMEKDISAALHVNSTLLKAYGLPEAVKLVMENDVILGNPNDFWVSVIGIARKNLLSHVEELYGGELRNAGQVIAALMRVATTLMLSASHVISNSLDGQINTFAREYTKGRIECLQAQEGSVPALHRPGAAPAVLGADDVLYLDDNDMDIRRKIKKAYSAPNEGANPIISVAQHLLAQQGVLSIERGEANGGSVRYGTPEALVADCCSGALHPADLKATVSQLLLHRSAAARALLNGELKKSIATLRNMEKMAKRRSTNK; this comes from the coding sequence ATGAACGCGGACGAGCGCTACGAGCTTCTCCGCAGCGTCGGAGAGGAGTGCATTCAAGACGCTGAGCTACGGAGCCTCATAGAAAGGAAACCAGCGATTCGTTGCTACGACGGATTCGAGCCCTCCGGCCGCATGCATATCGCCCAGGGCATCTTCAAGGCAGTCAATGTTAACAAGTGCACGACAGCCGGGTGCGAGTTCGTCTTCTGGGTGGCGGACTGGTTTGCGCTGATGAACGACAAGGTCGGCGgcgagctggagaagatTCGCATTGTTGGCCGGTACCTGATTGAAGTGTGGAAGGCGGCGGGCATGGACATGGACAAGGTCGTGTTTTTGTGGAGCAGCGAGGAGATTACGAACCACGCCGGCACGTACTGGCGCACGGTCCTCGACGTTGGTCGGCAGAACACGATCGCCCGCATCAAGAAGTGCTGCACCATCATGGGCAAGACAGAGGGTACGCTGACGGCTGCACAGGTGCTGTACCCGCTGATGCAGTGCACTGACATATTCTTCCTCAAGGCCGATATATGCCAGCTGGGCCTCGACCAGCGCAAGGTGAACATGCTCGCACGCGAATACTGCGACTTCATCGGTCGCAAGCTGAAGCCAGTCATTCTGTCTCACCACATGCTGGCGGGTCTGAAGCAGGGGCAGGCAAAGATGAGCAAGAGTGACCCAGACAGTGCCATATTCATGGAAGACACCGAGGAAGATGTGACACGTAAGATACGCCAGGCTTACTGCCCGCGCGTCAAACAATCTGCCAACGTCATCACAGATGACGGAGCACCGGTCGCCACGGACGACCGCAACCCGGTGCTCGACTACTTCCAGTGTGTTGTCTACGCCAGACCCGGCGCGGTGGCCACTATTGACGGCGCCACGTACGCTACTTACGAAGACCTCGAACAGGCGTTCGTAAGCGACAAAGTCAGCGAGGTTGCCCTCAAGTCATGCCTGATTGATGAGGTGAACGCGCTGCTGGCACCGGTGCGCCAGCATTTTGCCTCGAACCCGGAGGCTCACGAACTGCTGGAGACAGTCAAGTCGTACCGCAAAGATggcgctgtgctgccactggcagaggcggcgctccCTGCTGCCCCCGAAAAGCCGCACGCGTGCATGTGGATGccggcgctggtgaaggTGCCGCTAGATGTTGCGGAGGGCATGATCCAGGCGGCCAAGGACTTCATTGCTGCCCACTCAGAGGGCACGGTGACACTGGTGCTGCCGGACTGGTCCGCGGTGGCCAGTGACGAAATCACTGGGATGGAGAAGGACATCTCCGCTGCCCTGCATGTCAACTCTACGCTTCTCAAGGCGTATGGACTaccggaggcggtgaagctCGTGATGGAGAACGACGTTATTCTCGGCAACCCCAACGACTTCTGGGTGAGCGTAATCGGCATTGCTCGCAAGAACCTGCTGAGCCATGTGGAGGAGCTCTACGGAGGAGAGCTGCGTAACGCCGGCCAGGTTATCGCGGCTCTCATGCGCGTTGCCACGACGCTGATGCTCTCCGCCTCGCACGTCATCTCGAACTCGCTGGATGGGCAGATTAACACCTTCGCCCGCGAGTACACGAAGGGGCGTATCGAGTGTCTGCAGGCACAGGAGGGGAGCGTCccggcgctgcatcgcccCGGCGCTGCCCCGGCGGTGCTCGGTGCCGACGACGTTCTCTACCTGGACGACAATGACATGGACATCCGCCGTAAAATCAAGAAGGCGTACTCGGCGCCAAACGAGGGGGCCAACCCAATCATATCGGTTGCCCAGCACCTTCTCGCGCAGCAGGGAGTCCTCAGTATCGAGCGCGGCGAAGCCAACGGTGGCAGCGTGCGCTACGGCACGCCAGAGGCCCTCGTTGcggactgctgcagcggcgctctccACCCTGCTGACCTCAAGGCAACGGTGTcacaactgctgctgcaccggtcagcagcggcgcgcgcgtTACTCAATGGTGAGCTCAAGAAGAGCATCGCTACTCTTCGCAACATGGAGAAGATGGCAAAGAGGCGATCAACGAACaagtga
- a CDS encoding hypothetical protein (TriTrypDB/GeneDB-style sysID: LpmP.14.1380), translating into MCVCRMAKMQNRYPAGTKTVGDVLWFSASDTLSGAEQPRNGTARLVPPDMSDLPPRQLALLPTPQPHKPRLTAVVHRRSQHSSSVRSTSSRRPLDEALFCALIMESEAEVLRRLRAHGLAALMDDFQTVCSNLSLHNVRSEEFTFMCAAVLQCPVRPRDGEIVFAFLRGNRTPGGGISVVELLERLRTLFEPLEVLCALQLKCLLETRRLDYCNVALNELERAGAGLRSLLINNPLRDKVDAEWERLVAELLRLQVHFAVPVPTFRLLVRRSARALRSVVRALGWDGKIRWRLCREGEDEVSDDGVQEPLRAFDVSRLTACTVLDLCNEAGVQDSGTALLSAVTKTYNRGLTIRTKSPVAAEGLSPALRATVRATRHASPFGSPNSAADPTHPRFKADLYAVLPASPSCTAARMTA; encoded by the coding sequence atgtgcgtgtgccgcatGGCAAAGATGCAAAACCGCTACCCAGCTGGCACTAAAACGGTAGGCGATGTGCTGTGGTTCTCCGCAAGCGATACGCTCAGTGGCGCAGAGCAGCCACGCAATGGCACTGCGCGACTCGTCCCACCTGACATGTCGGACTTGCCTCCGCGGCAGCTGGCGCTACTTCCGACTCCCCAGCCACATAAACCGCGACTCACAGCCGTCGTACACCGTCGCAGCCAGCACAGCTCCTCCgtccgcagcacctcctcgcgtCGCCCTCTCGATGAGGCGCTCTTTTGCGCCCTCATAATGGAGAGTGAAGCGGAGGTCCTGCGGCGGTTGCGGGCACATGGGCTGGCGGCGCTCATGGATGACTTTCAAACGGTATGCAGCAACCTCAGCCTGCATAACGTACGGTCAGAGGAGTTCACCTTCAtgtgcgccgctgtgctTCAGTGCCCAGTGCGACCTCGCGACGGCGAGATCGTCTTTGCGTTTCTGCGGGGGAATCGCACACCAGGCGGTGGCATCAGCGTCGTGGAGCTTCTTGAGCGACTGCGGACGCTGTTTGAGCCACTCGAGGTACtctgtgcgctgcagctcaaaTGCCTTCTCGAAACGCGCCGACTCGATTACTGCAACGTGGCACTCAATGAGCTCGAGAGGGCTGGGGCCGGGCTGCGCTCCCTTCTCATCAACAACCCGCTCAGGGACAAAGTGGACGCGGAATGGGAGCGGCTAGTcgccgagctgctgcggctgcaggtgCACTTTGCAGTGCCCGTACCGACGTTTCGCTTGCTGGTGCGCCgctctgcgcgcgcgctgcggtCGGTGGTGCGCGCGCTGGGGTGGGATGGAAAAATACGATGGCGTCTCTgtcgggagggggaggacgAGGTCAGTGATGACGGAGTGCAGGAGCCACTTCGTGCATTCGATGTTAGCCGTCTCACAGCATGTACAGTACTTGACCTTTGCAACGAGGCTGGCGTGCAGGACAGCGGCACGGCGCTTCTCTCCGCTGTGACGAAGACGTACAATCGAGGTCTGACGATACGAACGAAGTCTCCGGTCGCCGCTGAGGGTCTGAGCCCTGCGCTGCGGGCAACCGTGCGAGCTACGAGGCATGCCTCGCCGTTTGGCTCGCCAAACTCTGCGGCCGACCCGACGCACCCCCGCTTCAAAGCTGACCTCTACGCTGTTTTGCCGGCTTCACCATCTTGTACAGCGGCCAGGATGACTGCTTGA
- a CDS encoding hypothetical protein (TriTrypDB/GeneDB-style sysID: LpmP.14.1390), whose translation MTSLLPPSATAHRRTHALSHLLPLYPACPFLQSHLTYPHPSPRVCVCVYLSASACRVVTRGMRFGVVCGLLAALCTVAIVLPATALRVKPTITALTFDVGKEEVCLYSIGKDFYEGVALHYHVMAGENDFDVFIRDVDGHVIYASYAGEHGAEDRVYFTTHANKEHAYCIDNRDYSGEPKMIKMEVGLTSLKRWKTRIDPLRKTMTRADGFVMGMHDDQILLRMKEQGIREWVEKIFTMLTVRLVTEAFVVTVIALLNALSITYLFRRASLQGSLTGRPVRK comes from the coding sequence ATGACGTctctgctccctccctccgctaCCGCCCACagacgtacacacgcgctctCCCACTTGCTTCCCCTCTACCCCGCCTGCCCTTTTCTCCAGTCCCATTTGACTTACCCCCATCCCTCGCcgcgtgtctgcgtctgcgtgtATTTGTCTGCGTCTGCCTGTAGAGTCGTCACACGAGGCATGCGCTTTGGGGTTGTGTGTGGGCTTTTAGCAGCCCTCTGTACGGTGGCGATCGTTCTGCCTGCCACAGCACTACGGGTGAAacccaccatcaccgctcTTACCTTCGACGTgggcaaagaggaggtgtGCCTGTATTCGATTGGCAAGGACTTCTACGAGGGTGTGGCCCTGCACTACCACGTCATGGCGGGGGAGAACGACTTTGACGTGTTCATTCGCGACGTGGACGGACATGTGATCTACGCCTCCTACGCTGGCGAGCATGGTGCTGAGGATCGTGTGTACTTCACGACCCATGCCAATAAGGAGCATGCGTACTGCATCGACAACCGTGACTACTCCGGTGAGCCGAAGATGATCAAGATGGAAGTTGGACTGACCTCTCTCAAGCGCTGGAAAACCCGCATAGACCCGCTGCGCAAGACCATGACGCGCGCCGATGGGTTCGTGATGGGCATGCACGATGACCAGATTCTGCTTAGAATGAAAGAGCAAGGCATCCGGGAGTGGGTAGAGAAGATCTTCACCATGCTGACGGTGCGCTTAGTGACCGAAGCTTTCGTCGTGACGGTCATTGCGTTGCTTAATGCTCTCAGCATCACGTACTTGTTTCGCCGGGCGTCCCTACAGGGGTCGCTTACGGGAAGGCCGGTGAGGAAGTGA
- a CDS encoding hypothetical protein (TriTrypDB/GeneDB-style sysID: LpmP.14.1400) has translation MAARTSFHKPTTHDWSQILPQHVTAEARAALQAQSHRTVSAVVPGKMFMRHWIVAEQSTVSVVNRVISGMIAVFTMIWAAGYATLGYNGHNSAHTAGWFFIAYWLVLHTHMMWLAPMMLGLALLQLALN, from the coding sequence ATGGCTGCTCGGACTAGTTTCCACAAACCTACCACACACGACTGGTCACAGATCCTGCCGCAGCATGTGACGGCTGAGGCACGCGCCGCCCTGCAGGCACAGAGTCACCGAACCGTTTCTGCCGTAGTTCCTGGCAAGATGTTCATGCGCCACTGGATCGTGGCGGAGCAGTCTACCGTGTCGGTCGTGAATCGCGTCATCTCAGGCATGATCGCGGTCTTCACTATGATTTGGGCGGCAGGATATGCCACGCTGGGCTACAATGGTCACAACTCTGCACACACAGCAGGGTGGTTTTTCATCGCCTACTGGCTCGTACTGCACACCCACATGATGTGGCTGGCCCCAATGATGCTTGGTCTtgccctcctgcagctcgcgcTGAACTGA
- a CDS encoding protein kinase, putative (TriTrypDB/GeneDB-style sysID: LpmP.14.1410), translating to MDKYTKVKTIGKGNMGTCTLARNNEDGKYYVIKQVDLTRMSKKDRQQSLNEARVLSSLRHPNIINYVDSFLARKSDNLCIVMEYAESGDVCTSLKKNCGVHVPERQVLDWLIQLVLSLDYVHQRKILHRDVKTQNIFLTNENLIKLGDFGIARTLANTYDQAQTFVGTPYYLSPELILEQPYDHRSDVWALGVVLYEMLTLQHPFSAKDMKGLLQRILAVQYDPLPTMYSTELRDIVAQMLVRDPGGRMKLEDILQLPIVRERIQQWLQGPDGVPQHYVRSLCKHHLLPASIDGATVIPSPRSAARAAAAIAHKEWCGSSEATSAHRNLRVRVLNDAGMRPLVAPRRHYSTPSAAVGACSSSTDNGTPDQVRPFIAPLKPYSNLPQVYLPRLPAVHPRAQSNNKASTPSPQLSSLFTTPNGVRSSALRNSPQQSEPVCQSSPASLPVQRPTARSKAVSRPYARPYAAQPHLLSSAGYLLMANPRRNPSDVRCQQTSKSSGPYLNPLYSTPRQMAPAYRQLTPPLSPPTDIKAMLHRAVADCARRRHEFA from the coding sequence ATGGACAAGTATACAAAAGTGAAAACCATTGGCAAGGGCAACATGGGCACCTGCACCCTCGCCCGCAACAACGAGGATGGCAAGTACTACGTCATTAAGCAGGTGGACCTCACGCGGATGAGCAAGAAGGACCGCCAGCAAAGCCTGAACGAGGCGCGTGTACTGAGCTCGCTGCGTCACCCGAACATCATCAACTATGTCGACAGCTTCCTCGCTCGCAAGTCCGACAACCTTTGCATTGTGATGGAGTATGCCGAAAGCGGCGACGTCTGCACGAGCCTAAAGAAGAACTGCGGCGTACACGTACCGGAGCGGCAAGTGCTGGACTGGCTCATTCAACTGGTGCTGAGTCTCGACTATGTGCATCAGCGCAAGATCCTCCACCGCGATGTCAAGACGCAGAACATCTTTCTCACCAACGAAAACCTGATCAAGCTAGGCGACTTTGGCATTGCTCGCACGCTGGCGAACACTTACGACCAAGCCCAAACGTTTGTTGGTACCCCTTACTACCTATCCCCTGAGCTGATTTTAGAGCAGCCCTATGACCACCGTAGCGATGTGTGGGCGCTAGGCGTCGTCTTGTACGAGATGTTGACGCTCCAACACCCTTTCAGCGCAAAGGACATGAAaggactgctgcagcgcatcctcGCTGTGCAGTACGACCCTTTGCCAACCATGTACAGCACCGAGTTGCGAGACATAGTGGCCCAGATGCTGGTGCGGGACCCAGGTGGACGGATGAAGCTGGAGGACATCTTGCAGCTACCGATTGTCCGTGAGCGCATCCAGCAGTGGCTGCAAGGGCCCGATGGGGTGCCGCAACACTACGTACGCTCCCTCTGCAAACACCACCTGCTGCCGGCCTCCATCGATGGAGCGACTGTCATTCCTTCCCCCAGGTCCGCCGCAagggctgccgcggccatAGCGCACAAAGAGTGGTGTGGCTCCTCTGAGGCCACCTCAGCCCACAGGAACttacgtgtgcgtgtcctcAACGACGCTGGAATGCGTCCGCTTGTGGCACCACGCAGGCACTactccaccccctccgcgGCCGTGGGTGCGTGTTCATCGAGTACAGACAATGGCACCCCAGACCAAGTGCGGCCTTTCATAGCACCGTTGAAACCGTATAGCAACCTGCCGCAGGTGTATCTGCCCCGGCTGCCAGCCGTGCATCCACGGGCgcagagcaacaacaaagcTTCTACTCCTTCGCCACAACTCAGCTCACTTTTTACCACGCCGAACGGCGTGCGGTCTTCCGCACTGCGGAACTCTCCGCAGCAAAGCGAGCCTGTGTGCCAATCCTCTccagcgtcgctgccggtgcagcgACCTACCGCTCGCTCCAAGGCTGTCAGTAGGCCCTACGCACGTCCCTATGCGGCGCAGCCCCACCTGTTGTCATCGGCCGGTTACCTTCTCATGGCCAACCCACGTAGGAACCCGAGTGACGTGCGGTGCCAGCAAACCAGTAAGTCCTCAGGCCCCTACTTGAACCCTCTGTATTCTACGCCTCGCCAGATGGCACCTGCATACAGGCAGCTAactcctcccctttctccgcCGACCGACATTAAGGCTatgctgcaccgcgccgtcgccgactGTGCACGACGCCGACACGAATTCGCGTAG
- a CDS encoding hypothetical protein (TriTrypDB/GeneDB-style sysID: LpmP.14.1420), which yields MEGVEWGEGEEELTNYLREEYPRVSALPVRIRYRTFAQPTQDTRIRAGRSVHDFYLYRRRRLDSAIDAELTACGIPVVQPLQCVLTDSFAIAQRQQATYQWLAQRHTADEILHRFAVDRKLNAVPCLAAVNRSLSVLGRDGRADAVLDILEDVLLDTNIIPLSTLLGAIKALPNHPVRAARVALTFKGSLGSQTVPPSVWGNLSAALAQASLQMPKPLEDHFMELFERVLAMVSASTGRLSESLIVAFSRCLLSSSKPCSVAMHLVREELLSGRSRDGFTSAPLHLGAFLSDLLVQLCCDDAKLGTPRHCSSDTDTLTFACDVIKYAFAVRVQLAPRVFDEVLALCERRKEYYRMCILFVSMCVLSTPSLVSLLRVLEVVTQICELRAPLQRLLPVSCTCFFLWCLQRYPGLYQSPVESQSQHNATRQVCALLGTLAVEEKNAEKLPALLRFLTQERGIASTMSANAVSAAVRRFRELRCPAGKAVYADLQGQNEAILAAVLEIPQRPTNPAVSPRASTVTVELHQLLPSESVYCTVLSASALGTLASCPVAEQAFVRMMESYQRKCGAVALLPFESLCASFGLPHGAVGMLRTWHREYTWLAVLPLGLSLQLDGATSCEVCCAAFAATRQVHKRVMLICGNEAEVLTAKEKKVEPVIVMETLARRLSGK from the coding sequence ATGGAAGGCGTGGAGTGgggcgaaggggaggaggagctgacaAACTACTTACGCGAGGAGTATCCGCGCGTCTCAGCTCTCCCCGTGAGAATCCGCTATCGAACGTTTGCGCAGCCAACGCAGGACACGCGCATTCGTGCTGGACGGTCTGTTCACGACTTTTACCTgtaccgccgccgccgccttgacTCGGCCATCGACGCAGAGCTGACTGCCTGCGGTATCCCGGTCGTGCAGCCTCTGCAGTGCGTACTCACCGACTCCTTTGCGattgcgcagcggcagcaagcaACGTACCAATGGCTTGCACAGCGGCACACTGCTGATGAAATCCTCCACCGCTTTGCCGTGGACCGGAAACTGAACGCGGTACCGTGCCTGGCAGCCGTGAACCGCTCGCTGAGTGTTCTCGGTCGCGATGGCAGGGCAGATGCTGTGCTTGACATCCTGGAAGATGTGCTGCTGGATACCAATATCATCCCCCTCAGCACACTGCTAGGCGCCATCAAGGCGCTGCCGAATCACCCTGTGCGAGCAGCTCGCGTCGCACTCACCTTCAAGGGCTCACTTGGGTCCCAGACGGTACCCCCAAGCGTGTGGGGTAATCTCAGCGCCGCTCTCGCACAGGCGTCACTACAGATGCCAAAGCCTCTCGAGGATCACTTCATGGAGCTATTTGAGCGCGTACTCGCCATGGTTAGCGCATCAACAGGTCGGCTGAGTGAATCACTCATAGTGGCGTTTAGTCGGTGTTTGCTTTCCAGTAGTAAACCTTGCTCCGTAGCGATGCACCTGGTtcgcgaggagctgctcagTGGCCGCAGTCGAGACGGCTTCACCAGTgccccgctgcacctcggcgCTTTTCTGAGCGATCTCCTCGTGCAACTGTGCTGCGACGATGCAAAACTTGGGACTCCccggcactgcagctctgACACCGATACCCTGACCTTTGCGTGTGATGTGATCAAGTACGCGTTCGCCGTGCGCGTGCAGTTGGCACCGAGGGTCTTCGATGAAGTACTCGCCTTGTGTGAGCGGCGGAAGGAGTACTACCGCATGTGCATTTTGTTTGTATCCATGTGTGTCTTGTCGACTCCGTCGTTAGTGTCCTTGCTCCGAGTGCTCGAGGTAGTGACACAGATTTGCGAACTGCGCGCGCCACTGCAACGTCTTTTGCCGGTTAGTTGCACTTGCTTCTTCCTGTGGTGCTTGCAGCGGTACCCTGGGCTTTATCAGTCGCCGGTGGAGTCGCAGAGCCAGCACAACGCCACGCGGCAGGTTTGTGCGCTGCTTGGCACTCTCGCCGTGGAGGAAAAGAACGCAGAGAAGTTGCCTGCGTTGCTACGGTTCCTTACACAGGAGAGGGGAATCGCTTCTACGATGTCCGCCAATGCGGTGTCGGCAGCTGTGCGTCGGTTTCGTGAACTGCGGTGTCCTGCCGGCAAGGCAGTCTACGCTGATCTCCAGGGCCAGAACGAGGCAATCCTGGCAGCTGTGTTGGAGATTCCTCAGAGGCCCACCAATCCTGCGGTGTCCCCACGCGCATCCACCGTCACCGTCGAACTCCACCAACTTCTGCCCTCGGAGTCGGTGTATTGCACCGTGCTGAGCGCCAGTGCTCTGGGCACCCTGGCGAGTTGCCCGGTCGCGGAGCAGGCGTTTGTGCGCATGATGGAGTCGTATCAGCGGAAGTGCGGTgccgtcgctctccttccgTTTGAGTCactctgcgcctcttttgGGCTGCCGCATGGCGCGGTCGGGATGCTGCGCACGTGGCATCGCGAGTACACCTGGCTGGCTGTCTTACCTCTTGGACTATCCCTGCAGCTCGACGGCGCTACCAGCTGCGAggtgtgctgcgctgcattCGCTGCTACTCGGCAGGTGCACAAGAGGGTTATGCTCATCTGTGGGAACGAGGCGGAGGTGTTAacggcgaaggagaagaaagtgGAGCCGGTGATTGTGATGGAGACACTCGCGAGGCGTTTGTCGGGTAAGTGA